From a region of the Actinomadura luzonensis genome:
- a CDS encoding glutathione S-transferase family protein, with protein sequence MKLSREISDDGRFVRQPNRFTDRLGPPEPGRYRLYASYACPWAQRVLIVRRLLGLESLLDVTIVDPIRDERGWRVPGGDPEYLSELYHATDPGYTGRYTVPCIWDTQDKRIVTNDFPQITLDLEMSWGTSPNLYPERLRPDIDIMNDRLYHGLNNAVYEAGFAKGQQAYEEAVARVFTTLDRLEVRLAESEFLFDVLTDSDVRLYTTLVRFDAVYYAHFKCMVRRLSDYPALWAYARRLYAVPAFGETTDFDHIKRHYYMTQTNLNPSRIVPVGPELDWSR encoded by the coding sequence ATGAAGCTGAGCCGCGAGATCTCAGACGATGGCCGCTTCGTCCGGCAGCCCAACCGGTTCACCGACCGCCTCGGCCCGCCCGAACCCGGCCGCTACCGCCTCTACGCCTCCTACGCCTGCCCATGGGCGCAGCGGGTGCTGATCGTCAGGCGGCTGTTGGGCCTGGAGAGCCTGCTGGACGTCACGATCGTCGACCCCATCAGGGACGAGAGAGGCTGGCGCGTCCCCGGCGGGGACCCCGAGTACCTGTCGGAGCTGTACCACGCCACCGACCCCGGCTACACCGGCCGCTACACCGTCCCGTGCATATGGGACACCCAGGACAAACGTATCGTCACCAACGACTTCCCGCAGATCACCCTGGATCTGGAGATGTCGTGGGGCACCTCGCCGAACCTCTATCCCGAGCGGCTGCGCCCCGACATCGACATCATGAACGACCGCCTCTACCACGGGCTCAACAACGCCGTCTACGAGGCGGGCTTCGCCAAGGGCCAGCAGGCGTACGAGGAGGCGGTGGCGCGGGTCTTCACCACCCTCGACCGCCTGGAGGTGCGCCTCGCCGAGTCGGAGTTCCTGTTCGACGTCCTCACCGACAGCGACGTGCGCCTCTACACGACGCTGGTCAGGTTCGACGCGGTCTACTACGCGCACTTCAAGTGCATGGTGCGGCGGCTGAGCGACTACCCGGCGCTGTGGGCCTACGCCCGCCGCCTGTACGCCGTCCCGGCCTTCGGCGAGACCACCGACTTCGACCACATCAAGCGCCACTACTACATGACCCAGACGAACCTCAACCCGAGCCGCATCGTGCCGGTGGGGCCGGAACTCGACTGGAGCCGGTAG
- a CDS encoding MBL fold metallo-hydrolase produces MAKFVVTPASEAQREAWVGGAMPEVERVRPGLWSIPVPIPINPLRYVLVYALELPDGVAIVDAGWNTDEAFEGLCAGLRVAGYEITDVRAVLVTHLHPDHYGLAGRVREASGAWIALHPADAALLRERYDDDAIDGLVRRERALLARCGVPQLTLDELAGASMMIRHMVSMARPDRLVEDGDDLGLPGWDLRALWTPGHSPGHLCFVSPERRLLFSGDHVLARITPIVAVHPQSPPNPLADYLDALAAVRKLEVEEVLPAHEYRFLELGERVDRVMAHHEERLAEIERVVAARDGVTCWDTATRLTWSRPWESIAPHMRRSANNETLAHLVWLADKGRLRREPGEPDLWHAG; encoded by the coding sequence ATGGCGAAATTCGTGGTGACCCCTGCCAGCGAGGCGCAGCGGGAGGCGTGGGTGGGCGGGGCGATGCCCGAGGTCGAACGGGTCCGTCCCGGTCTGTGGTCCATCCCCGTGCCGATCCCGATCAACCCCCTGCGGTACGTGCTGGTCTACGCCCTGGAGCTGCCCGACGGCGTGGCGATCGTGGACGCGGGCTGGAACACCGACGAGGCGTTCGAGGGGCTGTGCGCGGGCCTGCGCGTCGCCGGCTACGAGATCACCGACGTCAGGGCCGTGCTCGTCACCCACCTCCACCCCGACCACTACGGCCTGGCCGGCCGCGTCCGTGAGGCGTCCGGCGCGTGGATCGCGCTGCACCCGGCCGACGCCGCGCTGCTGCGCGAGCGCTACGACGACGACGCCATCGACGGCCTGGTGCGGCGCGAGCGCGCGCTGCTGGCCCGCTGCGGCGTCCCCCAGCTCACCCTGGACGAGCTGGCCGGCGCGTCGATGATGATCCGGCACATGGTGTCCATGGCCCGCCCCGACCGGCTCGTCGAGGACGGCGACGACCTCGGCCTGCCCGGCTGGGACCTCCGCGCGCTCTGGACCCCGGGCCACTCGCCCGGCCACCTGTGCTTCGTCTCGCCCGAGCGGCGGCTGCTGTTCTCCGGCGACCACGTGCTGGCCAGGATCACCCCGATCGTGGCCGTGCACCCGCAGTCGCCCCCGAACCCGCTCGCCGACTACCTCGACGCGCTGGCCGCCGTGCGCAAGCTGGAGGTCGAGGAGGTGCTGCCCGCCCACGAGTACCGCTTCCTGGAGCTCGGCGAGCGGGTGGACCGGGTGATGGCGCACCACGAGGAGCGGCTGGCCGAGATCGAGCGCGTGGTGGCCGCCCGCGACGGCGTGACCTGCTGGGACACCGCCACCCGGCTCACCTGGTCGCGGCCCTGGGAGTCGATCGCGCCGCACATGCGGCGCTCGGCCAACAACGAGACGCTGGCGCACCTGGTGTGGCTGGCCGACAAGGGCCGCTTACGCCGCGAGCCGGGCGAGCCGGACCTCTGGCACGCCGGCTGA
- a CDS encoding MFS transporter produces MTARSALRRYMLVCFLTWLPLGLMMSSQVLLMTERGLGLAEIGLATTVFSVVTASLELPTGGLADVLGRRVVLAASAAFLAAGLALTAVVTTFWAFAVVSVLKGVARALSSGPAASWYVDTLHRVEGHDADLKPGLARGGAMESVSLGVGVLAGGVLPLVVPPELMLPLAAPTLVGAVAAALLLVVVLLALPEPPRGRASLTGVLRGVPATVAGRGRRGRRRAAAPADARRRVLRSAADDHRAADPRPAGRAGRLARAGRLRLCGRRGARLRRQRDGQRARARVARLAHLGQGAIAGAALAALSVGALAATAGLGGTAGLVSAGAAYVALFAGLSVTSLLALELIHNAVTAAERTTVTSISSLSMQSGGVLANLTLGVLAAQAGLAAAWGVAAAVTLASALLFARMPVATGSSRVPAPPARCGSG; encoded by the coding sequence GTGACCGCCCGCTCGGCCTTACGCCGCTACATGCTCGTCTGCTTCCTGACCTGGCTGCCGCTCGGCCTGATGATGTCCTCCCAGGTCCTGCTCATGACCGAGCGGGGGCTCGGGCTGGCCGAGATCGGCCTGGCGACGACCGTCTTCTCGGTCGTCACCGCGAGCCTGGAGCTGCCCACCGGCGGGCTCGCCGACGTCCTGGGACGGCGGGTGGTGCTGGCCGCCTCCGCCGCGTTCCTCGCCGCCGGCCTCGCGCTGACGGCCGTGGTGACGACGTTCTGGGCGTTCGCGGTGGTCAGCGTGCTCAAGGGCGTGGCCCGGGCGCTGTCCAGCGGCCCGGCCGCCTCCTGGTACGTCGACACCCTGCACCGCGTGGAGGGCCACGACGCCGACCTCAAGCCGGGCCTGGCCAGGGGCGGCGCCATGGAGTCCGTCTCGCTCGGCGTCGGCGTGCTGGCCGGCGGCGTGCTGCCGCTGGTCGTGCCGCCGGAGCTGATGCTCCCGCTGGCCGCCCCGACCCTGGTGGGCGCGGTCGCGGCGGCCCTGCTCCTGGTCGTGGTCCTGCTGGCGCTGCCCGAGCCGCCGCGCGGGCGCGCGTCCCTGACGGGCGTGCTGCGCGGGGTGCCCGCCACCGTCGCCGGACGAGGGCGGCGCGGCCGGCGGCGCGCTGCTGCGCCGGCTGATGCTCGCCGCCGCGTGCTCAGGAGCGCTGCTGATGACCATCGAGCTGCTGACCCCCGGCCGGCTGGCCGAGCTGGCCGGCTCGCCCGAGCAGGGCGGCTTCGCCTATGCGGTCGTCGCGGCGCTCGGCTTCGCCGGCAGCGCGACGGGCAGCGCGCTCGCGCCCGCGTCGCCCGGCTGGCGCACCTCGGCCAGGGCGCGATCGCGGGCGCGGCGCTGGCCGCGCTCTCGGTCGGCGCCCTGGCCGCCACGGCCGGGCTCGGCGGCACGGCCGGGCTGGTCAGCGCGGGGGCCGCCTACGTGGCGCTGTTCGCCGGCCTGTCCGTGACCTCGCTGCTGGCCCTGGAGCTGATCCACAACGCGGTCACCGCCGCCGAGCGCACCACCGTGACCTCGATCTCCTCGCTGTCCATGCAGTCGGGCGGCGTCCTCGCGAACCTGACGCTCGGCGTGCTGGCCGCCCAGGCGGGTCTCGCCGCCGCCTGGGGCGTGGCCGCCGCGGTCACGCTGGCCTCGGCGCTGCTGTTCGCGCGGATGCCGGTCGCTACCGGCTCCAGTCGAGTTCCGGCCCCACCGGCACGATGCGGCTCGGGTTGA
- a CDS encoding multifunctional oxoglutarate decarboxylase/oxoglutarate dehydrogenase thiamine pyrophosphate-binding subunit/dihydrolipoyllysine-residue succinyltransferase subunit: MSSESSRTNPLASFGQNEWLVDELYQKYLQDPESVDKAWWNFFADYNPDYGPGRTPVREAANGTATAPSPAKPPAAAPAAPKAAATAERPKQPATPVPKDAEEVRLRGAAARTAANMDLSLSVPTATSVRAIPAKLLIDNRIVINNHLKRGRGGKVSFTHLIGYAIVKALKAMPEMNYSYAEVDGKPTLIKPEHVGFGLAIDVQKSNGERQLLVPSIKGAEEMDFRQFWMAYEDVVRKARAGKLGVDDFAGTTISLTNPGTIGTVHSVPRLMPGQGTIIGVGAMEYPAEYQGASPETLSRLAVSKVMTLTSTYDHRIIQGAQSGDFLRQIHRLLLGEDGFYDEIFEALRIPYEPVRWVQDISATHDDDVAKSARVIELIHAYRVRGHLMAETDPLEYKQRKHPDLDIQSHGLTLWDLEREFATGGFGGKPLMKLRDILGVLRDSYCRTVGIEYMHIQNPEERAWIQARVEKPHASPERDEQLNILSRLNTAEAFETFLQTKFVGQKRFSLEGGESLIPLLDSVLSDAADEGLDEVVIGMAHRGRLNVLANIVGKSYAQIFGEFEGNIDPRTAHGSGDVKYHLGATGTFTAPSGRTITASVVANPSHLEAVDPVLEGVVRAKQDLIERGEEGFTVLPVLVHGDAAFAGQGVVAETLNLSQLRGYRTGGTVHVVVNNQVGFTTSPASSRSSVYATDVARMIQAPIFHVNGDDPEAVVRVGQLAYEYRQAFRKDVVIDLICYRRRGHNEGDNPAFTQPLMYDLIDAKRSTRKLYTEALIGRGDITVEEAESALRDYQAKLEQAFTEVREAAKKPQEAAAMRVPPTEVVKWSHDDTPTAITHETLKRIVDTQLNLPEGFTPHPRLAPVLQRRGQMVEQDAIDWAMGETLAFGSLLLDGHPVRLVGQDSRRGTFTQRHAVLVDRMTGADHTPLKTFNEGTTKFYVYDSLLSEFAALGFEYGYSVVRPDALVCWEAQFGDFVNGAQTIIDEFISSGEQKWGQKSSVTLLLPHGFEGQGPDHSSARIERFLQVCALDNMTVAQPTTPANYFHLLRWQVESQRRKPLVVFTPKWLLRHKAATSKASDFTSGTFQPVLGDTAVDPAKVTRVVMCSGKLYYELLAQRDKLGRDDVALVRLERLYPFPAEELAAELGRYGGQAELVWAQDEPVNMGPWPYLTLKLAEDPQTLGGRPVRRVSRTPNSSPASGSHNAHDTELEEILHQVFA, translated from the coding sequence GTGTCGTCTGAGTCGTCGCGGACAAACCCGCTGGCAAGCTTTGGTCAGAACGAATGGCTTGTCGACGAGCTGTACCAGAAGTACCTCCAGGATCCCGAGTCGGTGGACAAGGCCTGGTGGAACTTCTTCGCTGACTACAACCCTGATTACGGGCCGGGCCGAACCCCGGTCAGGGAGGCGGCGAACGGCACTGCGACCGCTCCCTCTCCTGCCAAGCCACCGGCGGCGGCCCCAGCGGCGCCGAAGGCGGCCGCCACGGCCGAGAGGCCGAAGCAGCCGGCCACCCCGGTGCCCAAGGACGCCGAGGAGGTCAGGCTGCGCGGCGCCGCGGCCCGCACCGCGGCCAACATGGACCTGTCGCTGTCGGTCCCGACCGCGACCAGCGTGCGCGCCATCCCGGCCAAGCTGCTCATCGACAACCGCATCGTGATCAACAATCACCTCAAGCGGGGCCGCGGCGGCAAGGTCTCCTTCACGCACCTGATCGGCTACGCGATCGTCAAGGCGCTGAAGGCCATGCCGGAGATGAACTACTCCTACGCGGAGGTCGACGGCAAGCCGACGCTGATCAAGCCGGAGCACGTGGGCTTCGGACTGGCCATCGACGTCCAGAAGAGCAACGGCGAGCGCCAGCTCCTCGTGCCCTCGATCAAGGGCGCCGAGGAGATGGACTTCCGGCAGTTCTGGATGGCGTACGAGGACGTCGTGCGCAAGGCGCGCGCCGGCAAGCTCGGCGTCGACGACTTCGCCGGCACCACGATCTCGCTGACCAACCCGGGCACCATCGGCACCGTGCACTCCGTCCCGCGCCTGATGCCCGGCCAGGGCACCATCATCGGCGTCGGCGCGATGGAATACCCGGCCGAATACCAGGGGGCCTCCCCCGAGACCCTGTCGCGGCTGGCCGTCTCCAAGGTCATGACGCTGACCAGCACCTACGACCACCGGATCATCCAGGGCGCCCAGTCGGGCGACTTCCTGCGCCAGATCCACCGGCTGCTGCTCGGCGAGGACGGCTTCTACGACGAGATCTTCGAGGCGCTGCGCATCCCGTACGAGCCGGTGCGCTGGGTCCAGGACATCTCAGCCACCCACGACGACGACGTGGCCAAGTCCGCCCGCGTGATCGAGCTCATCCACGCCTACCGCGTGCGCGGCCACCTCATGGCCGAGACCGACCCGCTGGAGTACAAGCAGCGCAAGCACCCCGACCTCGACATCCAGTCGCACGGCCTGACGCTGTGGGACCTCGAGCGCGAGTTCGCGACCGGCGGCTTCGGCGGCAAGCCGCTGATGAAGCTGCGCGACATCCTCGGCGTGCTGCGCGACTCCTACTGCCGCACGGTCGGCATCGAGTACATGCACATCCAGAACCCCGAGGAGCGGGCCTGGATCCAGGCGCGGGTGGAGAAGCCGCACGCCTCGCCCGAGCGCGACGAGCAGCTCAACATCCTGTCCCGGCTCAACACCGCCGAGGCGTTCGAGACGTTCCTGCAGACGAAGTTCGTCGGCCAGAAGCGCTTCTCGCTGGAGGGCGGCGAGTCCCTGATCCCGCTGCTCGACTCGGTGCTCAGCGACGCCGCCGACGAGGGCCTCGACGAGGTCGTCATCGGCATGGCGCACCGCGGCCGGCTCAACGTGCTGGCCAACATCGTGGGCAAGTCCTACGCCCAGATCTTCGGCGAGTTCGAGGGCAACATCGACCCGCGCACCGCGCACGGCTCGGGCGACGTCAAGTACCACCTGGGCGCGACGGGCACGTTCACCGCGCCGAGCGGCCGCACCATCACCGCCTCCGTGGTCGCCAACCCCTCCCACCTGGAGGCCGTCGACCCGGTCCTGGAGGGCGTCGTGCGCGCCAAGCAGGACCTCATCGAGCGCGGCGAGGAGGGCTTCACCGTCCTGCCGGTGCTGGTCCACGGCGACGCGGCCTTCGCCGGCCAGGGCGTCGTGGCCGAGACGCTCAACCTGTCGCAGCTGCGCGGCTACCGCACCGGCGGCACCGTGCACGTGGTGGTCAACAACCAGGTGGGCTTCACCACCTCGCCCGCCTCGTCCCGCTCGTCGGTGTACGCCACCGACGTGGCGCGGATGATCCAGGCGCCGATCTTCCACGTCAACGGCGACGACCCCGAGGCCGTGGTCCGCGTGGGCCAGCTCGCCTACGAGTACCGCCAGGCGTTCCGCAAGGACGTCGTCATCGACCTCATCTGCTACCGCCGCCGCGGCCACAACGAGGGCGACAACCCGGCCTTCACCCAGCCGCTCATGTACGACCTCATCGACGCCAAGCGCTCGACCCGCAAGCTCTACACCGAGGCCCTGATCGGCCGCGGCGACATCACGGTCGAGGAGGCCGAGTCGGCGCTGCGCGACTACCAGGCCAAGCTGGAGCAGGCGTTCACCGAGGTCCGCGAGGCGGCGAAGAAGCCGCAGGAGGCGGCCGCGATGCGGGTGCCGCCCACCGAGGTCGTCAAGTGGTCCCACGACGACACCCCGACGGCGATCACCCACGAGACGCTCAAGCGCATCGTCGACACCCAGCTCAACCTGCCCGAGGGCTTCACGCCGCACCCGCGGCTCGCGCCCGTGCTGCAGCGCCGCGGCCAGATGGTCGAGCAGGACGCCATCGACTGGGCGATGGGCGAGACGCTGGCCTTCGGCTCGCTGCTGCTCGACGGCCACCCGGTGCGCCTGGTCGGCCAGGACTCCCGGCGCGGCACGTTCACCCAGCGGCACGCGGTGCTGGTCGACCGCATGACCGGGGCCGACCACACGCCGCTGAAGACGTTCAACGAGGGCACCACGAAGTTCTACGTCTACGACTCGCTGCTGAGCGAGTTCGCGGCGCTCGGCTTCGAGTACGGCTACAGCGTCGTGCGCCCCGACGCCCTGGTGTGCTGGGAGGCGCAGTTCGGCGACTTCGTCAACGGCGCCCAGACGATCATCGACGAGTTCATCTCGTCCGGCGAGCAGAAGTGGGGCCAGAAGTCCTCGGTCACGCTGCTGCTGCCGCACGGCTTCGAGGGGCAGGGCCCCGACCACTCCTCGGCCCGCATCGAGCGCTTCCTCCAGGTCTGCGCGCTCGACAACATGACCGTCGCCCAGCCCACCACCCCGGCCAACTACTTCCACCTGCTGCGCTGGCAGGTGGAGTCGCAGCGGCGCAAGCCGCTGGTGGTCTTCACGCCGAAGTGGCTGCTGCGGCACAAGGCGGCCACGTCGAAGGCGTCCGACTTCACCTCGGGCACCTTCCAGCCGGTCCTCGGCGACACGGCCGTCGACCCGGCGAAGGTCACCAGGGTCGTGATGTGCTCCGGCAAGCTCTACTACGAGCTGCTGGCGCAGCGCGACAAGCTGGGCCGCGACGACGTCGCGCTGGTCCGGCTGGAGCGCCTCTACCCGTTCCCGGCCGAGGAGCTGGCGGCCGAGCTGGGCCGCTACGGCGGCCAGGCGGAGCTGGTGTGGGCGCAGGACGAGCCGGTCAACATGGGCCCGTGGCCCTAC
- a CDS encoding NAD(P)H-dependent amine dehydrogenase family protein has translation MPFRVIQWATGAMGRFALHSVLTRPGLELAGVLVRDPAKTGRDAGELVGLPHAGVACTSDPAAVLAMDADVVLHMPLPAAYFGPNRAADVENICALLASGKNVITTAGLVYPRSYGRGVVERLEAACAAGGATLHGTGINPGFMSDFLPLALSGLCDRVDHVYVRECSDLRGHPSRKVVRDLMGFTRTAEEYAARVRPYRAFQRSLFGESLQMVADALGVRLDDVDERDEFELATTEFEIAAGTVRKGTVCGSRWVFSGVARGRPFMTVEVVFKADAAQVPRWAEPGFSVHIQGVPRLTLAVQEVSHGLAPAAVHAVNAIPAVCAAPPGIRTLLDLPLIVPRGAVRLS, from the coding sequence ATGCCCTTCCGCGTGATCCAGTGGGCGACCGGGGCCATGGGCCGCTTCGCGTTGCACAGCGTGCTCACCAGGCCCGGCCTGGAGCTCGCGGGAGTCCTCGTGCGCGACCCGGCCAAGACCGGCCGCGACGCCGGCGAGCTGGTCGGCCTGCCCCACGCCGGCGTGGCCTGCACCTCCGACCCGGCCGCCGTGCTCGCCATGGACGCCGACGTCGTGCTGCACATGCCGCTGCCCGCCGCCTACTTCGGCCCCAACCGCGCCGCCGACGTGGAGAACATCTGCGCCCTGCTGGCCTCCGGCAAGAACGTCATCACCACGGCCGGCCTGGTCTACCCCAGGAGCTACGGCCGCGGCGTGGTGGAGCGCCTGGAGGCGGCCTGCGCCGCGGGCGGCGCCACGCTGCACGGCACCGGGATCAACCCCGGGTTCATGAGCGACTTCCTGCCGCTGGCGCTCAGCGGGCTCTGCGACCGCGTCGACCACGTCTACGTGCGGGAGTGCTCCGACCTGCGCGGGCACCCCTCGCGCAAGGTGGTGCGCGACCTGATGGGCTTCACCCGCACGGCCGAGGAGTACGCCGCGCGGGTGCGGCCGTACCGGGCCTTCCAGCGCTCGCTGTTCGGCGAGAGCCTGCAGATGGTGGCCGACGCGCTCGGCGTGCGCCTGGACGACGTGGACGAGCGCGACGAGTTCGAGCTGGCCACCACCGAGTTCGAGATCGCGGCGGGCACCGTGCGCAAGGGCACGGTGTGCGGGTCGCGGTGGGTGTTCTCGGGGGTGGCGCGCGGGCGGCCGTTCATGACCGTCGAGGTGGTCTTCAAGGCCGACGCCGCGCAGGTCCCCCGCTGGGCCGAGCCCGGGTTCAGCGTGCACATCCAGGGCGTGCCGCGGCTGACGCTCGCGGTGCAGGAGGTCTCGCACGGGCTCGCGCCGGCCGCGGTGCACGCGGTCAACGCGATCCCGGCCGTGTGCGCCGCGCCGCCGGGCATCCGCACGCTGCTCGACCTGCCGCTCATCGTGCCGCGCGGCGCGGTGCGGCTGTCCTGA
- a CDS encoding B3/B4 domain-containing protein: MLDDIWVDDAVHELRPDFAVLVMTAHGLSNGPTDDRARAWLAAAAEAGPQPARIDAWKDAYRAFGAKPQRTRPSVDALTRRMPLPEINRAVDAYNSVSVKHALPIGGEDLDRYRGPARLVRATGDEASEEALGTPEPGEVIWRDDLGVTCRRWNWRQVARTRLTEETTNAIFLLERLEPMTLEELKEAGEELADLLAELSPGVRIATRLLSPRK; this comes from the coding sequence ATGCTTGACGACATCTGGGTGGACGACGCCGTTCACGAGCTGCGGCCCGACTTCGCCGTGCTGGTCATGACCGCGCACGGGCTGAGCAACGGCCCCACCGACGACCGGGCCCGCGCCTGGCTGGCGGCGGCCGCCGAGGCCGGGCCGCAGCCCGCCAGGATCGACGCGTGGAAGGACGCCTACCGCGCGTTCGGCGCCAAACCGCAGCGCACCCGGCCCTCGGTCGACGCCCTCACGCGGCGGATGCCGCTGCCGGAGATCAACCGGGCGGTCGACGCCTACAACTCGGTGAGCGTCAAGCACGCGCTGCCGATCGGCGGCGAGGACCTCGACCGCTACCGCGGGCCGGCCCGCCTGGTGCGCGCGACCGGCGACGAGGCGTCGGAGGAGGCGCTCGGCACGCCCGAGCCCGGCGAGGTGATCTGGCGCGACGACCTCGGCGTGACCTGCCGCCGCTGGAACTGGCGCCAGGTGGCCCGCACCCGGCTCACCGAGGAGACCACCAACGCGATCTTCCTGCTGGAGCGGCTGGAGCCGATGACGCTGGAGGAGCTGAAGGAGGCGGGCGAGGAGCTGGCCGATCTGCTCGCCGAGCTGTCGCCGGGGGTCAGGATCGCCACGCGGCTGCTGTCCCCGCGGAAGTAA
- a CDS encoding winged helix-turn-helix domain-containing protein, translated as MEEQYRISDPRVLKAVAHPLRVRLLGLLRMDGPATASELARKVGESSGSTSYHLRELFKFGFVEEDDEQRDGRERRWRSRHRYTSWNAAEMAATPEGREAVHIMHLRQIELVGRVLERFDLDEWPREWVDVAGMSDHLRTLPPAALREFHEGAARLLDELTDRYQGHPDARTVHVWLGAAPRPEDL; from the coding sequence GTGGAGGAGCAGTACAGGATCAGTGACCCGCGGGTGCTCAAGGCCGTCGCCCACCCGCTCCGCGTGCGCCTGCTCGGCCTGCTGCGCATGGACGGCCCCGCGACGGCCAGCGAGCTGGCCCGCAAGGTGGGCGAGAGCTCCGGCTCGACCAGCTACCACCTGCGCGAGCTGTTCAAGTTCGGCTTCGTCGAGGAGGACGACGAGCAGCGCGACGGCCGCGAGCGCCGCTGGCGCTCCCGCCACCGCTACACCTCGTGGAACGCCGCCGAGATGGCCGCGACACCGGAGGGCCGCGAGGCCGTGCACATCATGCACCTGCGCCAGATCGAGCTGGTCGGCCGCGTGCTGGAGCGCTTCGACCTCGACGAGTGGCCGCGCGAGTGGGTGGACGTCGCCGGCATGAGCGACCACCTCCGCACACTGCCCCCGGCCGCGCTGCGCGAGTTCCACGAAGGCGCCGCCCGGCTGCTCGACGAGCTCACCGACCGCTACCAGGGGCACCCCGACGCCAGGACGGTCCACGTCTGGCTCGGGGCCGCCCCGCGACCGGAGGACCTGTGA